One Candidatus Coatesbacteria bacterium DNA segment encodes these proteins:
- a CDS encoding CBS domain-containing protein, whose product MGRRVSIPDRSTPTPRRVSDLNLHHRPNHRSAIRRRRATQPAYGRGGGAMSFPWTDLILLGVSLLLGFAANTALAVQLARRADSPSTFTLRVFPVLVTLALTGTAVFGVRLFTDLVKFPGELYVGLLLAAVVSAALIQLWARNLGLHDGDGDWLRKALIPPAVVVWPLWLLVRLLTWPLLRLSGRRLCVDDPFLVRLDSASVETESDEVMLQAREMARQLADFPEKTVKEVMVPRIDVFCLDNETSIKEIIDEVGRRGYSRVPVYHETIDNIRGVLYVKELLQLDDPQSERVLDEEFLHDPIFVPETKLIGNLLREFQSSRTQMAVVVDEYGGTAGIVTLEDILEEIVGEIEDEFDEEQEMIQALDDGGWMIDARYDIGELNEELKIELPDEDYESLGGFIIAQLGHIPKPGEVIVADGLRLEVVQATPRRVGLVRLVSVPAADTAGDADEEA is encoded by the coding sequence ATGGGCCGGCGAGTCTCCATCCCGGATCGATCCACCCCCACCCCCCGCCGCGTATCCGACCTCAACCTCCACCACCGCCCCAACCACCGGTCAGCGATTCGGCGCCGCAGAGCTACACAACCCGCCTATGGTCGCGGAGGTGGTGCGATGAGTTTCCCTTGGACCGACCTCATCCTGCTCGGGGTCAGCCTGCTGCTGGGCTTCGCCGCCAACACCGCCCTGGCCGTCCAGTTGGCCCGCCGCGCCGACAGCCCCTCCACTTTCACCCTGCGGGTCTTCCCCGTCCTGGTCACCCTGGCCCTCACCGGCACCGCCGTCTTCGGCGTCCGCCTGTTTACCGACCTGGTTAAGTTCCCCGGCGAACTCTACGTCGGCCTGCTGCTGGCCGCCGTCGTCAGTGCCGCCCTCATTCAGCTCTGGGCCCGCAACCTCGGCCTCCACGACGGTGACGGCGACTGGCTGCGCAAGGCCCTGATCCCCCCGGCCGTGGTCGTCTGGCCGCTCTGGCTGCTGGTGCGCCTGCTGACCTGGCCCCTGCTGCGCCTGAGCGGCCGTCGCCTCTGCGTCGACGACCCCTTCCTCGTCCGCCTGGATTCCGCCTCCGTCGAGACCGAAAGCGACGAGGTCATGCTCCAGGCCCGGGAGATGGCCCGCCAACTGGCCGACTTCCCCGAGAAGACGGTCAAGGAGGTCATGGTCCCCCGGATCGATGTCTTCTGCCTGGACAACGAGACCTCGATCAAAGAGATCATCGACGAGGTCGGCCGCCGCGGCTACTCCCGCGTCCCCGTCTACCACGAGACCATCGACAACATCCGCGGCGTGCTCTACGTCAAGGAACTGCTGCAACTGGACGACCCCCAGAGCGAGCGGGTCCTGGATGAGGAGTTCCTCCACGATCCGATCTTCGTTCCCGAAACCAAGCTGATCGGCAACCTGCTGCGCGAGTTCCAGTCCTCACGCACCCAAATGGCCGTGGTCGTCGACGAGTACGGCGGCACCGCCGGCATCGTCACCCTCGAGGACATTCTCGAGGAGATCGTCGGGGAGATCGAGGACGAATTCGATGAAGAGCAGGAGATGATCCAGGCCCTCGACGACGGCGGCTGGATGATCGACGCCCGCTACGACATCGGCGAACTCAACGAGGAACTGAAGATCGAGCTGCCCGACGAGGACTACGAGAGCCTGGGGGGCTTCATCATCGCCCAGCTCGGCCACATCCCCAAGCCGGGCGAAGTGATCGTCGCCGACGGTTTGCGCCTCGAGGTGGTCCAAGCCACCCCGCGCCGCGTCGGCCTGGTCCGTCTGGTCAGCGTGCCCGCCGCGGACACCGCCGGCGACGCCGACGAAGAGGCCTGA